In the genome of Patescibacteria group bacterium, one region contains:
- the mgtA gene encoding magnesium-translocating P-type ATPase — translation MNTLSNNTKVFDAFSCSRTTVHTLMRNMSSSVHGLSVLKAEKLLHIYGHNEIAQGAHRTWYGHLGTIIRDPLNALLGALSAISYGTGSNESAVIIGVMVILSISMRFVQEHRADRAEEKLKRMVSAHTRVLRNGKEKTIHLKNVVPGDIILLSAGDLIPADVRVIAANDLAVDQSILTGESLPVEKNQEDIHTNSSQAIEAANLCFMGSYVQNGSGRAVVYATGMHTYFGSLAKKVLEQPSANDFELWVKHFTKLMVRIMLVVAPLVFVINGFGKGDWFEASLFALAVAVGLTPEMLPMIMTINLGKGAIDMSHKKVIVKQLDAIQSFGSMNILCTDKTGTLTQNKIVLEKHCDVDGKESEDVLFFAYVNSFFQTGLKNLLDKAILSHEHISLKGYKKIDEIPFDFVRRMMSVIVQKGKKRILISKGAPEEVFQRCTHYELNGALYPLNHTLTPRLKKEFDVLGNDGFRIIALGYKEVPIAKKEFTRDDEKNLTLLGYLAFFDPPKTSAKETISDLAQLGIEVKVLTGDNALVTQKICREVGLAVRGILCGSDIEALSDGELEKKCEQVNIFARISPLDKERIIRVLRQAGNVVNYLGDGINDAPALRAADVGISVDSAADIAKESADIILLEKNLTVLKDGVIEGRKIFANIIKYIKMSASSNFGNIVSIVGGSLFLPFLPMLPVQILLNNLLYDISQTTLPTDTVDPDILASPQKWDVRAIKRFIFCIGPISSLFDYLTFCLMLFVFQAWTNPALFHTGWFVESLLSQTLIIHVIRTKKIPFIQSNASLPVILTTIAVVIIGIGLPFSPYASALGFTPLPGAYWMYIGAMLVVYGIITQGVKVWFYRRYA, via the coding sequence ATGAATACCCTATCAAACAATACAAAGGTGTTTGATGCTTTTTCTTGTTCGCGCACCACTGTTCATACTCTGATGCGGAATATGAGCTCATCAGTGCATGGACTTTCTGTACTTAAGGCAGAAAAGCTGTTGCATATATACGGACACAATGAAATAGCACAAGGGGCACATAGGACGTGGTATGGGCATTTGGGTACTATTATTCGTGATCCGCTCAATGCGCTCCTTGGAGCATTGAGTGCCATATCCTACGGTACCGGCAGCAACGAGAGTGCTGTCATTATTGGCGTAATGGTGATACTGAGTATTAGTATGCGTTTTGTTCAAGAACATAGAGCTGACCGTGCGGAAGAGAAGCTCAAGCGCATGGTGAGCGCTCATACTCGTGTACTGCGAAATGGAAAAGAAAAAACTATCCATCTTAAAAATGTTGTTCCGGGAGATATTATTCTTTTGTCGGCGGGGGATCTTATTCCCGCTGATGTGCGTGTTATTGCTGCCAACGATCTAGCGGTTGATCAGTCCATTCTCACGGGCGAGTCATTGCCTGTTGAGAAAAACCAAGAAGATATACATACTAATAGCTCCCAAGCAATTGAAGCGGCGAACCTCTGTTTTATGGGTAGTTATGTCCAGAATGGTTCCGGACGCGCCGTTGTTTATGCTACCGGCATGCATACCTATTTCGGTTCTTTGGCGAAGAAAGTCCTTGAGCAACCGAGCGCAAACGATTTTGAACTATGGGTAAAGCATTTTACCAAGCTCATGGTGCGTATCATGCTTGTTGTTGCTCCGCTTGTATTTGTGATCAATGGTTTTGGGAAGGGGGATTGGTTTGAAGCATCTCTTTTTGCTTTGGCAGTTGCAGTAGGACTGACGCCGGAAATGCTGCCAATGATCATGACGATCAATCTTGGCAAGGGAGCGATCGATATGTCGCACAAAAAAGTCATTGTCAAACAACTTGATGCCATTCAATCATTCGGATCCATGAATATATTATGTACCGACAAAACGGGAACGCTGACGCAAAACAAAATCGTTTTGGAAAAACATTGCGATGTGGATGGCAAGGAGTCTGAAGATGTGTTGTTTTTTGCGTATGTAAATAGCTTTTTTCAAACTGGCTTAAAAAATCTGCTAGATAAAGCAATCTTGAGCCATGAACATATTTCCTTGAAGGGATATAAAAAAATAGATGAAATCCCTTTTGATTTTGTACGGCGCATGATGTCGGTGATTGTTCAAAAGGGGAAGAAGCGCATTCTAATTTCTAAAGGTGCACCGGAAGAAGTATTTCAACGCTGTACTCACTATGAACTCAATGGAGCGTTGTATCCATTGAATCATACTCTTACACCACGACTCAAAAAAGAGTTTGATGTTCTTGGTAATGACGGATTTCGGATTATCGCATTGGGGTACAAAGAAGTACCCATAGCAAAAAAAGAGTTTACGCGTGATGATGAAAAGAATCTTACACTCTTGGGTTACCTTGCTTTTTTTGATCCTCCGAAAACAAGCGCAAAAGAAACAATTTCTGATCTTGCTCAACTTGGCATTGAAGTCAAAGTACTCACGGGAGATAATGCGCTTGTTACTCAGAAAATCTGCCGTGAAGTTGGATTGGCTGTGCGCGGCATACTCTGTGGATCCGATATAGAAGCACTAAGTGATGGCGAACTCGAAAAAAAGTGTGAACAGGTGAATATATTTGCGCGTATTTCCCCGCTCGATAAAGAACGTATTATCCGAGTGCTGCGGCAAGCTGGTAATGTGGTCAATTATCTCGGCGATGGCATTAATGATGCTCCGGCGCTTCGTGCCGCAGATGTTGGTATTTCAGTCGATTCCGCCGCTGATATCGCAAAAGAATCCGCAGATATCATTCTGTTGGAAAAAAATCTTACTGTTCTTAAAGATGGCGTCATTGAGGGGCGCAAGATTTTTGCCAATATTATCAAGTACATTAAAATGTCAGCAAGTTCAAATTTCGGTAATATTGTAAGTATCGTCGGCGGCAGTTTGTTTTTGCCATTCCTTCCCATGCTGCCTGTGCAAATACTTCTCAATAATCTTCTCTATGATATTTCCCAAACTACACTGCCAACCGATACAGTTGACCCCGATATACTGGCGAGTCCGCAAAAGTGGGATGTTCGAGCAATTAAACGATTTATATTTTGCATAGGTCCCATCAGTTCATTGTTTGACTATCTTACGTTTTGCCTCATGTTATTTGTCTTTCAGGCATGGACAAATCCAGCCCTTTTTCACACAGGATGGTTTGTGGAATCGCTTCTTTCACAGACGCTTATTATCCACGTTATTCGCACCAAAAAAATTCCATTTATTCAAAGCAATGCAAGCCTTCCCGTTATACTTACAACGATTGCCGTCGTCATAATTGGCATAGGACTGCCGTTTTCTCCGTATGCGTCGGCGCTTGGTTTTACGCCACTGCCGGGGGCATATTGGATGTATATTGGCGCGATGCTTGTTGTGTATGGCATTATTACTCAAGGGGTTAAGGTATGGTTTTACCGCCGATATGCTTAA
- a CDS encoding YceI family protein, which translates to MLHDIKKILTLAFGIILIGIGAFLFLTRFSEETPGISTNQSVSSNIQEIIRKEDTPVSAEQKPTQSQSEQARTTRFVIVGSASEASFTINEVLRGTPFTVVGKTHEVGGNVDVDFSNPSQTKIGAISINAQAFRTDSANRDGAIKSFILHSEDAGKESVTFTPTTITGLPKAFAAGIPLNLTIAGNLTIAGVTKQVVFNAFNVFVSPESLTGDAQSTIKRSDYGLSIPNIPFVANVSDELTIALRLEAQAGK; encoded by the coding sequence ATGCTTCATGATATAAAAAAAATACTTACACTTGCATTTGGCATTATCCTTATTGGCATTGGAGCATTTCTTTTTTTGACGCGCTTTTCTGAGGAAACTCCCGGCATATCAACCAATCAGAGCGTTTCTTCAAATATTCAAGAGATAATCCGGAAGGAAGATACTCCTGTGTCGGCAGAGCAAAAGCCCACTCAATCGCAGAGTGAGCAAGCGCGTACTACTCGCTTCGTAATTGTTGGCAGTGCTTCGGAGGCATCGTTTACGATTAATGAAGTTCTTCGAGGCACGCCATTTACTGTTGTTGGGAAAACTCATGAAGTAGGAGGGAACGTTGACGTTGACTTCAGTAATCCATCTCAGACGAAAATAGGTGCGATCAGCATCAATGCTCAGGCATTTCGCACAGACAGTGCAAATAGAGATGGCGCCATTAAGAGCTTCATACTCCATTCCGAGGATGCTGGCAAGGAATCGGTTACATTCACACCCACAACAATTACTGGTCTTCCGAAAGCTTTCGCTGCAGGCATCCCGCTTAATCTCACTATTGCCGGCAATCTCACTATTGCCGGTGTGACGAAACAAGTAGTGTTTAATGCTTTCAATGTCTTTGTATCGCCTGAATCTCTCACAGGTGATGCTCAAAGTACTATCAAACGATCGGATTACGGGCTGAGTATTCCGAATATCCCATTTGTGGCAAATGTTTCGGATGAGCTTACTATTGCCCTCCGCTTGGAAGCGCAAGCAGGAAAATAA
- a CDS encoding HlyD family efflux transporter periplasmic adaptor subunit, which yields MIQSNHTHWFVRHTFITVFGILVLVGGAFFLYGIFSKNKEPAHYSLSLLKRGTIISSVTGSGHVSASNQFDVKSMVSGTIISIDVSNGKHVQEGAVLVRLDNKDAAKVVRDAQVSLQSSELALKKIKQPPDRLAVLQAENALTQSKNAKQRAAEDLDSARIALQKMIQPPDELALLQANNALISAQESLLKTKDDLKKSREDGFNAVADAFLNFPTIMTGLNDMFFVSSIDRNQLNVDWYANQITRWDSDKVIRYKQDLVTGYAAAKKEYDTNFDHYKTSSRSSDPQTLEALIIETYETSKLISDTVKAANNFVDLIQNALKEHSYPLPSVMATHKNTLTTYTSQSNISSSNLLAIKQDIESKKTSIISAQRTIDDKTESLRKLKEGADPLDIQAQKITIKQREDAIFDADRAIVEKTESLRKLKEGADPLDIQAQELTVIQRKNTLVDAQEKLGDYTIRAPFSGDIAALPVKTNDSLSPSSIAITLITSQSIVELSLNEVDVAKVKRSQKVTLTFDALPDVAISGSISDIDTVGTVSQGVVTYIVKVSLDIQDERVKPGMSASGTIIIDIRQDVLVAPNSALKSRGDASYILVPSESVPPDRSQLNNIILASEPREALVITGGANDTLTEIISGLKEGDMIIVKTIQQQSQPVQSQAPSIFGSPGGSRGFGGGSSGAAGRLGR from the coding sequence ATGATTCAATCCAATCATACCCATTGGTTTGTCCGACATACATTCATTACAGTTTTTGGAATCCTTGTGCTAGTAGGAGGAGCTTTTTTCTTGTACGGCATATTTTCAAAAAATAAAGAGCCGGCGCATTATAGCCTTTCATTACTGAAACGGGGAACCATCATATCTTCGGTTACAGGAAGTGGTCATGTTTCCGCATCAAATCAGTTTGATGTTAAAAGCATGGTAAGCGGTACGATTATTAGTATTGATGTTTCAAATGGGAAGCATGTACAAGAAGGGGCGGTACTAGTACGTCTTGACAATAAAGATGCTGCTAAGGTTGTTCGGGATGCTCAGGTAAGTCTTCAGTCATCTGAACTTGCGCTCAAAAAAATAAAACAACCTCCCGATCGTCTTGCAGTACTTCAGGCAGAGAATGCTCTTACACAAAGCAAGAATGCAAAACAGCGTGCGGCAGAAGATCTTGATTCTGCTCGCATTGCCTTGCAAAAAATGATCCAACCCCCTGATGAACTTGCCTTATTGCAGGCTAACAATGCTCTTATATCTGCGCAGGAATCGCTACTAAAGACCAAAGACGATCTGAAAAAATCCCGCGAAGATGGTTTTAATGCTGTAGCAGACGCATTTTTAAACTTTCCAACAATCATGACTGGCTTGAATGACATGTTTTTTGTCAGCTCCATCGATCGCAATCAACTTAATGTTGATTGGTATGCAAACCAAATAACTCGATGGGATTCAGATAAAGTTATTCGATATAAGCAAGATCTTGTTACCGGTTATGCGGCGGCTAAAAAAGAATATGATACAAACTTCGATCACTATAAAACATCATCCCGTTCGTCAGATCCTCAAACACTCGAAGCGCTTATTATCGAAACATACGAGACAAGCAAATTGATATCCGATACAGTGAAGGCTGCAAATAACTTTGTTGATCTGATTCAAAATGCATTGAAGGAGCATAGCTATCCGCTGCCATCAGTCATGGCGACCCATAAAAATACACTGACAACATATACCAGCCAATCCAATATTAGCTCATCGAATCTTTTGGCGATTAAACAGGATATCGAATCAAAAAAGACATCGATTATAAGTGCCCAAAGGACCATTGATGATAAAACGGAAAGTTTGAGAAAACTTAAGGAAGGAGCCGACCCGCTGGATATCCAGGCGCAAAAAATTACTATTAAGCAAAGAGAAGATGCTATTTTTGATGCTGACCGTGCGATAGTAGAAAAAACGGAAAGTTTGAGAAAACTTAAGGAAGGAGCCGACCCGCTGGATATCCAGGCGCAAGAACTTACCGTTATCCAGCGCAAGAATACTCTTGTCGATGCACAGGAGAAACTTGGAGATTATACGATTCGAGCTCCGTTCAGTGGCGATATTGCCGCTCTACCGGTAAAAACCAATGATTCGCTCTCACCGTCAAGCATTGCGATAACGCTTATTACCAGCCAGAGTATTGTAGAACTTTCTCTCAACGAGGTTGATGTTGCAAAAGTCAAACGTTCTCAAAAAGTAACACTTACGTTTGATGCACTCCCTGATGTAGCCATAAGTGGCAGCATTTCCGACATAGACACGGTTGGCACCGTGTCCCAAGGAGTCGTTACGTATATCGTAAAAGTTTCTCTTGATATACAGGATGAACGAGTGAAGCCGGGTATGAGCGCAAGTGGAACGATTATTATTGATATTCGTCAAGATGTTCTTGTGGCGCCGAACAGCGCTCTGAAAAGCCGCGGGGATGCATCGTATATTCTTGTGCCATCAGAATCTGTTCCACCAGATCGATCACAGCTCAATAATATCATACTCGCATCTGAACCGAGGGAAGCATTGGTTATAACAGGAGGAGCAAATGATACACTCACAGAAATTATTTCCGGGTTGAAAGAAGGCGATATGATAATTGTAAAAACCATTCAGCAACAATCACAACCGGTTCAATCACAGGCTCCCAGTATCTTTGGTTCGCCCGGGGGGAGTCGAGGGTTTGGCGGCGGCAGTTCCGGTGCGGCAGGAAGGCTTGGCAGATAA
- a CDS encoding ABC transporter ATP-binding protein produces the protein MIDLKNISKTYTTGSVELQALKEVSFSVKSGEFIAIMGPSGSGKSTLMQIIGALDTPTSGTYYLEGRDVSSLNEDELADIRREKIGFIFQAFNLLPRTTVLRNVMLPLVYSGIQHSQRIIRAKAALAAAGLDEGHYHHLSNQLSGGQIQRVAIARALINNPSIILADEPTGNLDSATGEIVLETFQRLNKEQGRTIILITHERYVAEHAERILFIKDGMLCEDTTNHNRIIKDYEHS, from the coding sequence ATGATTGATCTGAAGAACATTTCAAAAACCTATACAACAGGGTCAGTTGAGTTGCAAGCACTCAAGGAAGTAAGCTTTTCCGTGAAGTCGGGAGAGTTTATTGCTATTATGGGGCCGTCAGGTTCCGGCAAGTCGACTCTCATGCAAATCATCGGAGCGCTTGATACGCCAACAAGCGGCACATACTATCTTGAGGGAAGGGATGTTTCATCTCTTAATGAAGACGAGCTTGCGGATATTCGGCGAGAAAAAATCGGGTTTATTTTTCAGGCATTTAATCTTTTGCCGCGAACAACCGTATTGAGAAACGTCATGCTTCCTTTGGTCTATTCCGGAATACAGCATTCGCAGCGGATTATCAGGGCGAAAGCCGCTCTTGCAGCAGCCGGACTTGACGAAGGACACTATCATCATCTTTCAAACCAGCTTTCCGGAGGCCAGATTCAACGCGTTGCGATTGCGCGCGCCCTTATCAACAATCCATCGATTATTCTTGCAGATGAACCAACAGGCAATCTTGATTCGGCGACGGGAGAAATTGTTCTCGAAACATTCCAGCGTCTTAATAAAGAGCAGGGGAGAACGATCATACTTATCACCCATGAACGGTATGTTGCAGAACATGCCGAACGCATTCTCTTTATCAAAGACGGCATGCTTTGTGAGGATACCACGAATCATAATCGTATCATAAAGGACTATGAGCATTCTTGA
- a CDS encoding ABC transporter permease, whose product MSILDLLEETVSALLSNKVRSSLTVLGIVIGISSVIVMVSIGQGAQNAIKSSIEGLGSNLLMVMPGIVQPGRGIVSAGRGSAQTLKNMDTELLENIDGIAGISAELSRRFQVSAPTGNNTNTTIMGSQASYTTVHNLILSDGSFITDAQVRSMGRQAILGATVAKDLFGESNMIGKTIRIGQSLFTVVGTLASKGGAGFSGPDDMIFVPVSTMQKVLSGTDYLSSIAISVKDKNSIETVRSAVNDALLASHRIADPDFSIISQEDVLGTLTQVVNTFTLFLASIASISLLVGGIGIMNMMLTNVTERTKEIGLRKAIGARRKDITLQFLSEAVCLTLIGGCIGIALGVGISLLITSIGVLQTHISLPSIALAFGVSAGIGIVFGYYPARRASALNPIQALRYE is encoded by the coding sequence ATGAGCATTCTTGATCTTTTAGAAGAAACAGTAAGCGCTCTATTATCCAATAAGGTTCGTTCCAGCCTTACTGTTTTGGGTATTGTGATTGGAATTAGCTCCGTTATTGTGATGGTGTCGATAGGGCAGGGGGCGCAAAATGCAATTAAATCGAGTATTGAAGGTTTGGGATCGAATTTGTTAATGGTTATGCCAGGCATTGTGCAACCCGGAAGAGGGATTGTATCTGCCGGAAGAGGTTCTGCGCAAACACTCAAAAATATGGATACGGAGTTGTTAGAAAACATAGATGGTATTGCCGGTATTTCAGCTGAGCTGTCGAGAAGATTCCAGGTAAGCGCTCCGACGGGGAATAATACAAATACAACCATCATGGGATCTCAAGCATCATATACGACTGTCCACAACCTTATACTTTCTGATGGGTCATTTATAACCGATGCACAGGTGCGAAGTATGGGGCGCCAAGCAATTCTGGGTGCTACTGTCGCAAAGGATTTGTTTGGTGAATCAAACATGATTGGCAAGACAATTAGAATCGGCCAGTCGCTTTTTACGGTTGTCGGTACGCTTGCGAGTAAGGGTGGCGCAGGATTTTCCGGCCCTGACGATATGATATTCGTACCGGTTTCTACCATGCAAAAGGTATTAAGCGGAACGGATTATCTCTCATCGATTGCCATAAGCGTTAAAGATAAGAACAGTATCGAGACAGTGCGAAGCGCGGTGAATGATGCATTGCTGGCATCCCATCGAATTGCTGATCCTGATTTTTCCATCATCTCTCAAGAGGATGTTTTGGGAACACTCACGCAGGTGGTGAATACCTTCACATTATTTCTCGCATCGATTGCAAGTATCTCGCTTCTTGTCGGCGGTATTGGTATTATGAATATGATGTTGACGAATGTTACGGAGCGCACCAAAGAAATCGGATTGCGTAAAGCAATCGGTGCGAGGCGCAAAGATATCACTCTTCAGTTTTTGAGTGAAGCCGTTTGTTTGACGCTTATCGGAGGATGTATCGGCATTGCTCTGGGTGTTGGAATATCGCTTTTGATAACATCAATCGGTGTGTTGCAGACGCATATCTCTCTTCCTTCCATTGCGCTTGCCTTTGGCGTGTCTGCGGGCATAGGCATTGTGTTTGGGTATTATCCGGCACGTCGAGCTTCAGCCCTCAATCCAATCCAGGCGTTACGCTATGAATAA
- a CDS encoding ATP-binding cassette domain-containing protein → MAQETVVLRFNEVTFEYQEHKPLLEEASFSVRNGSKIALMGQNGAGKTTLFKLILGQCSPKEGNIALTPKDATVGIARQVIHTEEKDKTVKEWFASTFAEVPYNIDKRIADVLDAVNLKTDTDKKLREHSGGQQARLLLAYSLIQDPDILLLDEPTNNLDQEGIDHLTGFLMVYDKTVIVISHDAEFLNAFTDGVLYLDSHTKKVEQYVGNYYNVVEEITKRIERERMQNARAETEIKKKIAQAEVFAHKGGKLRSVAKRMREHAEEMEETMVDVRREDKTIREFSVPAQEFFFEFSGRILEINKVGIIKEGEAVVKDLDVTLRKNTHLLLSGPNGIGKSTFLEKIVSGTAEGVTIGSDVRVGYYRQDFSILDYNQRAYDSLWDAMEEKENQLLRSTASGFLLDSKALDTTIKYLSEGQKGLLVFARLVLMRPGLLILDEPTNHINFRHLPIIAQALNEYQGAMILVSHIPDFVSKIRIDTTIDLGVL, encoded by the coding sequence ATGGCGCAAGAAACAGTCGTACTTCGTTTTAACGAAGTGACATTTGAATATCAAGAACACAAACCTCTTTTGGAAGAGGCATCTTTTTCTGTGCGCAATGGAAGTAAGATCGCTCTTATGGGGCAGAATGGTGCAGGGAAAACGACTCTGTTTAAGCTAATCCTTGGCCAATGTTCACCTAAAGAAGGGAATATTGCGCTAACCCCCAAAGACGCCACCGTCGGCATAGCGCGACAGGTAATACACACTGAAGAGAAGGACAAAACCGTTAAAGAATGGTTCGCCTCGACGTTTGCGGAAGTGCCGTATAATATCGATAAGCGTATAGCTGACGTACTTGATGCTGTAAATCTGAAAACGGATACAGATAAAAAATTACGAGAGCATTCCGGAGGTCAGCAGGCACGCCTACTCTTGGCGTATTCACTAATTCAGGATCCGGATATTCTTTTACTGGATGAACCCACGAATAACCTTGATCAAGAGGGTATAGACCACTTAACTGGTTTTCTCATGGTCTATGATAAGACTGTGATTGTCATTTCTCATGATGCCGAATTTCTCAATGCTTTCACCGACGGCGTGCTGTATCTGGATTCGCATACCAAGAAAGTGGAGCAGTATGTCGGCAATTATTATAATGTTGTGGAAGAAATAACTAAGCGCATAGAGCGTGAACGCATGCAGAACGCGCGCGCGGAGACAGAGATCAAGAAAAAGATAGCTCAAGCGGAAGTGTTTGCCCACAAAGGCGGCAAGCTCCGTTCGGTTGCAAAGCGCATGCGCGAACATGCCGAAGAAATGGAAGAGACGATGGTAGATGTGCGCAGGGAAGACAAGACGATACGGGAGTTCTCAGTTCCAGCTCAAGAATTTTTCTTTGAATTCAGCGGCAGGATACTTGAGATAAATAAAGTAGGTATTATCAAAGAGGGTGAAGCTGTTGTGAAGGATCTGGACGTCACATTGCGGAAAAATACACATCTCCTGCTTTCCGGCCCGAATGGCATTGGCAAGAGTACATTTTTAGAAAAGATCGTATCAGGTACAGCCGAAGGCGTTACTATCGGTTCTGATGTGCGCGTCGGGTATTATCGGCAGGACTTTTCCATATTAGACTACAATCAGCGAGCATACGACAGTCTGTGGGATGCCATGGAGGAAAAAGAAAATCAACTGCTACGCTCTACGGCTTCAGGATTTCTTTTGGACAGTAAAGCATTGGATACGACAATCAAGTATCTTTCTGAAGGGCAGAAAGGTTTACTTGTGTTTGCTCGCCTTGTGCTCATGCGACCAGGCCTTCTGATCCTTGATGAACCTACGAATCATATCAACTTCCGGCATTTGCCCATCATTGCGCAAGCCCTCAATGAATATCAAGGCGCAATGATCCTTGTGAGCCACATTCCAGACTTTGTTTCAAAGATTCGCATTGACACGACCATTGATCTAGGTGTTTTATGA
- a CDS encoding SIMPL domain-containing protein (The SIMPL domain is named for its presence in mouse protein SIMPL (signalling molecule that associates with mouse pelle-like kinase). Bacterial member BP26, from Brucella, was shown to assemble into a channel-like structure, while YggE from E. coli has been associated with resistance to oxidative stress.): protein MHTIIKNALGVAIILFMIVVGIVFFNYEQSYSNAQPSKRTFNANGEGKVIAIPDVAQLTFSVITEGGKNLSDLQKDNTTKMNAITDFFKSKKVDPKDIQTQSYSVNPRYQYFNCPPPKSDQESSVCPPPEINGYTISQTVLVKIRELNSIGDSISGAVDKGANNVSGPDFTIDDPTLLEHRALTEAIKVAKDKAQKLSEVGGYKIGKLISISEESDRPYPYQGMASYDLGGGSAELKAAPSIQAGSQEVRVNVTLTYEIE from the coding sequence ATGCATACAATTATCAAAAATGCTCTTGGTGTTGCCATTATTCTATTCATGATTGTTGTCGGAATTGTCTTCTTCAACTACGAACAATCCTACAGCAACGCTCAGCCTTCAAAGCGGACATTTAATGCCAATGGCGAGGGGAAAGTCATTGCCATACCAGATGTCGCTCAGCTTACGTTTAGCGTTATCACAGAGGGCGGCAAAAATCTCTCCGATCTTCAAAAGGATAACACAACCAAGATGAATGCAATAACTGACTTTTTCAAAAGCAAAAAAGTAGATCCTAAAGATATTCAAACACAGAGCTATTCCGTTAACCCGCGATACCAGTATTTCAATTGTCCTCCACCCAAAAGCGATCAAGAATCTTCCGTCTGTCCCCCACCGGAAATTAATGGATATACTATTTCTCAAACAGTCCTTGTAAAAATACGCGAGCTGAATAGTATCGGCGATAGTATCTCTGGCGCTGTGGATAAGGGTGCAAATAATGTTTCGGGGCCCGATTTTACCATTGACGATCCAACACTTCTTGAACACAGGGCTCTCACGGAAGCTATCAAAGTAGCAAAAGATAAAGCTCAAAAGCTTTCGGAAGTAGGAGGATATAAGATTGGTAAACTTATTTCCATCAGCGAAGAATCGGACAGACCCTACCCCTATCAGGGAATGGCTTCATATGACCTAGGAGGAGGATCAGCAGAATTAAAAGCAGCCCCATCGATCCAAGCGGGTTCACAGGAGGTGAGAGTCAATGTGACACTTACCTACGAAATCGAATAA
- a CDS encoding inositol monophosphatase, whose protein sequence is MDPIEQLLVSIIKQAGKITMDFFGNSHVTHTKSDEADVVTNADMASSSLILTAINEHFPDHGVISEEEDDVRADKEYVWIVDPIDGTRNYATHTPLFGISIAVARNSIVEYAAIYLPCTDELFYARKGSGATMNGIPIQCSKKESLQKSYGAGFASWHRERLTILKKFVDAADAYEYWVCGTGSTVVSAVYVAAGKRDWFISSDCNVWDYAAASLILLGSGCRVTNFKGEEWTLQDDEFLAANEALHKQLLKIINSK, encoded by the coding sequence ATGGACCCCATTGAACAACTTTTAGTATCTATCATCAAACAGGCCGGGAAGATCACGATGGATTTTTTTGGCAATTCTCATGTAACGCATACCAAATCTGACGAAGCGGATGTGGTGACCAATGCCGACATGGCATCATCAAGCCTTATTCTTACAGCAATTAATGAACATTTTCCGGATCATGGCGTTATTTCAGAAGAGGAAGATGATGTTCGGGCAGATAAGGAATATGTGTGGATTGTTGATCCCATTGATGGTACAAGGAATTACGCCACGCATACGCCGCTCTTTGGCATTTCCATTGCAGTTGCACGGAATAGCATTGTTGAGTATGCGGCTATATACTTGCCTTGCACGGATGAGTTGTTTTATGCGAGAAAAGGCAGTGGAGCAACTATGAATGGAATTCCGATCCAATGCTCCAAGAAAGAAAGTCTTCAGAAAAGCTATGGCGCAGGATTTGCTTCATGGCACCGCGAACGACTTACGATTTTAAAAAAGTTTGTAGACGCGGCAGATGCATACGAATATTGGGTGTGTGGGACGGGATCGACTGTTGTATCGGCAGTATATGTTGCAGCAGGGAAAAGAGATTGGTTTATATCTAGTGATTGCAATGTGTGGGACTATGCGGCCGCTTCACTTATTTTATTAGGATCCGGATGTCGTGTGACGAATTTCAAAGGAGAAGAGTGGACACTTCAAGATGATGAGTTTTTGGCAGCAAATGAAGCACTCCATAAGCAATTGCTGAAAATCATCAATTCAAAATAA